One Nonomuraea angiospora DNA segment encodes these proteins:
- a CDS encoding GNAT family N-acetyltransferase has translation MEIRDRTPDDLDACTKALAEVQARDRYPVDWPRDPARWLTPDGMVRAWIAVEGEAVLGHVALTRDMEVTRLFVTPAARGRGLAARLLGTVRAAVETPLKLEVSSEGTAAIALYERSGWRRVGSSRARWLNAAGEPALVYHYVSPPDTSGT, from the coding sequence GTGGAGATCCGCGACAGAACCCCTGACGACCTGGACGCCTGCACGAAGGCCCTCGCCGAGGTCCAGGCCCGCGACCGCTACCCCGTGGACTGGCCGCGCGACCCGGCCCGCTGGCTGACGCCCGACGGCATGGTCAGGGCATGGATAGCGGTCGAGGGGGAAGCTGTGCTCGGCCACGTGGCGCTCACCCGGGACATGGAGGTCACCCGCCTGTTCGTCACCCCCGCCGCCCGCGGGCGCGGCCTGGCCGCCCGGCTGCTCGGCACCGTGCGCGCCGCCGTCGAGACCCCTCTCAAGCTGGAGGTCTCCTCCGAGGGGACGGCCGCCATCGCGTTGTACGAACGGTCCGGCTGGCGCAGGGTCGGCAGCAGCCGCGCCCGCTGGCTCAACGCGGCCGGCGAGCCGGCGCTGGTGTACCACTATGTGAGCCCGCCAGATACATCAGGAACTTAA
- a CDS encoding MarR family winged helix-turn-helix transcriptional regulator, whose amino-acid sequence MEKHDDDGRIGVVAGLVRSTFLVNAVYAESAREYGLTSQQGQLLCVLMAQPYGMSELGATLGLAKSSLTGLVDRTERNGLVQRRPDPHDSRALRIALTGKGSELAAEFYTETCRRIEDLTTGLAAGDRDTLAGLLGRVVQDNKVPVVFLEPAEHA is encoded by the coding sequence GTGGAAAAGCATGATGATGATGGCCGGATCGGGGTGGTGGCCGGGCTGGTGCGGTCCACGTTCCTGGTGAACGCCGTGTACGCCGAGTCCGCCCGGGAATATGGGCTCACCTCGCAGCAGGGGCAGTTGTTGTGCGTGCTGATGGCGCAGCCGTACGGCATGAGCGAGCTGGGCGCGACGCTGGGGCTGGCCAAGTCCAGCCTCACCGGCCTGGTGGACCGCACCGAGCGCAACGGCCTGGTCCAGCGCAGACCGGACCCGCACGACTCGCGGGCGTTGCGGATCGCGCTGACCGGGAAGGGTTCCGAGCTCGCCGCGGAGTTCTACACGGAGACCTGCAGGCGGATCGAGGACCTGACGACGGGCCTCGCCGCCGGCGACCGTGACACGCTCGCCGGCCTGCTCGGCCGGGTCGTGCAGGACAACAAGGTCCCCGTGGTCTTCCTGGAGCCCGCCGAGCACGCTTGA
- a CDS encoding tetratricopeptide repeat protein, translating into MKQSQLSPISRMVVAIIAGIVLVPEVLSSLTPSADRLSVSRAVLFTIPLALGVRTVRADWRAWPRLSPYVLAAPVALCLWLLREPLDAAAAAEVTAVLGAGLAVLAGFRLVVEVPIALVLVGGLFSPDDSIFRTFAEPSLYAAMAGMAAYLLAFGAESWVPRLVTGGRWRTGLWLARLVAAPGPLADPDLRWSAYATLALVHQSLNRPERAVRLRRRLWRLAKRRRDTADSRQALYDLAVAERQAGNPERALRVLDQARQELGDAPGTPLVLELSKIDLLGVEYNVHLDLGDIDAAVATRKGALDLIEAAYRLLPGVDPPAQVATRRRIQREHAETLRTLGDLYSDRLLDYSGAAWQYRNAMKLADDLGDPFVRYPLYHSVATLYARQERYAEAGEQLRQALALAESGRLGEPATPSAAGARALALDGLANTARQRGDLGEAIRRYDEALRAGRAIPGRKVPAATLLGAGAAHLEHGDPARAIELLRKALDAGRGESQIRITHLELGKAYERAGEPRTAYDHYRRSIELLERSRASMEAEQDQLHFYGWEPRVEVYERMVATCLALGRTVEAYDYVERAKARAMLEALGSHSSRR; encoded by the coding sequence GTGAAGCAGTCCCAGCTTTCCCCGATCAGCCGCATGGTGGTGGCCATCATCGCCGGAATCGTGCTGGTGCCGGAGGTTCTGAGTTCGCTGACACCGAGCGCGGATCGGCTGTCGGTGTCGCGCGCGGTGCTGTTCACCATCCCTCTCGCGCTGGGTGTGCGGACCGTGCGCGCCGATTGGCGGGCTTGGCCGCGGCTGTCCCCGTACGTGCTGGCGGCTCCTGTGGCCCTTTGCCTGTGGCTGCTGCGCGAACCGCTGGACGCGGCCGCCGCCGCGGAGGTGACCGCCGTGCTGGGGGCGGGGCTGGCGGTCTTGGCGGGGTTCCGGCTCGTCGTGGAGGTACCCATCGCGCTCGTGCTGGTCGGGGGCCTGTTCAGCCCGGACGACTCCATCTTCCGTACGTTCGCCGAACCCTCGCTGTACGCGGCGATGGCCGGGATGGCGGCGTACCTGCTGGCGTTCGGCGCCGAATCCTGGGTTCCCCGGCTCGTGACCGGCGGCCGGTGGCGGACCGGTCTGTGGCTGGCGCGGCTGGTCGCGGCGCCCGGTCCGCTGGCGGACCCAGACCTGCGCTGGTCGGCGTACGCGACGTTGGCGCTGGTTCATCAGTCGCTGAACCGTCCCGAGCGGGCCGTACGGTTGCGGCGCCGGCTCTGGCGGCTGGCGAAACGGCGCCGCGACACCGCCGACAGCCGGCAGGCGCTGTACGACCTGGCCGTGGCCGAGCGGCAAGCCGGGAACCCCGAACGGGCGCTGCGCGTGCTCGACCAGGCCCGCCAGGAGCTCGGCGACGCGCCGGGCACACCTCTGGTACTGGAGCTGAGCAAGATCGACCTGCTGGGCGTGGAGTACAACGTGCACCTCGACCTCGGCGACATCGACGCGGCGGTCGCGACGCGGAAGGGGGCACTCGACCTGATCGAGGCCGCGTACCGCCTCCTCCCCGGAGTGGACCCGCCGGCCCAGGTGGCGACGCGCCGGCGCATTCAGCGGGAGCACGCGGAGACCCTGCGCACGCTGGGCGACCTCTACTCCGATCGCCTCCTGGACTACTCGGGGGCGGCATGGCAGTACCGCAACGCCATGAAGCTGGCCGACGACCTGGGAGATCCCTTCGTCCGCTACCCCCTGTACCACAGCGTCGCCACGCTGTACGCGCGCCAGGAGCGTTACGCGGAGGCGGGGGAGCAGCTCCGCCAAGCGCTGGCGCTGGCCGAATCCGGGCGGCTCGGCGAGCCTGCCACGCCCTCGGCCGCCGGCGCCAGGGCGCTGGCCCTGGACGGTCTGGCCAACACCGCCCGCCAGCGGGGCGATCTCGGCGAGGCGATCCGCCGGTACGACGAGGCGTTACGCGCCGGCCGCGCCATTCCGGGCCGGAAGGTCCCTGCCGCCACCCTTCTCGGCGCGGGCGCCGCCCACCTGGAACACGGCGACCCGGCCCGCGCCATCGAACTCCTGCGAAAGGCGCTCGACGCCGGCCGTGGCGAGTCGCAGATCCGCATCACCCATCTGGAGCTCGGGAAGGCGTACGAGCGGGCGGGCGAGCCGCGGACCGCCTACGACCACTACCGGCGCAGCATCGAGCTGCTGGAGCGGTCGCGCGCCAGCATGGAGGCGGAACAGGACCAGCTCCACTTCTACGGGTGGGAGCCCCGTGTGGAGGTGTACGAGCGGATGGTCGCCACCTGCCTCGCCCTGGGCCGCACCGTGGAGGCGTACGACTACGTCGAACGGGCCAAGGCCCGCGCGATGTTGGAGGCGCTGGGCTCTCACTCGTCCAGGCGATGA
- a CDS encoding CHAT domain-containing protein — protein MPSETGAPLSYQGVRASLSASGRRTVMVEYFTMGDEVALFRVAAELAEPEVVRLPLAQEELRRFVVTTFGHAGGVRELVSMGLEELWYAHDRLIEPLGRWSEPGDLVVLVPHGLLHYLPLHALRVDGGHLIDRNPVCYAPSASVLHAVRERHRTRSERGSAAVFGDPRGDLPDARAEVAAVAARLGATAQVGERVTRQAFAEAVSHADIVHFAGHARFDETDARASGLELAGGEMLTARDIGDMSAWLVTLSGCETGVNTRHPGDELVGLTRAFLLAGAASLVVSRWRVADASTAHLMRRFYEHLSRMDKADALRQAIVDTKTDPRWTSPHHWAPFTLVGAWG, from the coding sequence ATGCCTTCCGAGACCGGTGCCCCTCTGTCCTATCAGGGGGTTCGCGCGTCGCTGTCGGCGTCCGGGCGCCGGACGGTCATGGTCGAGTACTTCACCATGGGCGATGAGGTCGCCCTGTTCCGCGTGGCGGCGGAGCTCGCGGAGCCCGAGGTCGTGCGGTTGCCGCTGGCCCAGGAAGAGCTGCGGCGTTTCGTGGTCACGACCTTCGGGCACGCGGGCGGCGTACGAGAGCTGGTCTCGATGGGACTGGAGGAGCTCTGGTACGCCCACGACCGGCTGATCGAGCCGCTGGGCCGGTGGAGCGAACCGGGCGACCTGGTGGTTCTCGTGCCCCATGGCCTGCTGCACTACCTCCCCCTGCACGCGCTGCGCGTGGACGGCGGCCATCTCATCGACAGGAATCCCGTCTGCTACGCGCCCAGCGCGTCCGTTCTGCACGCGGTCCGCGAACGTCACCGCACCCGGAGCGAACGCGGCTCGGCGGCGGTGTTCGGAGACCCGCGCGGTGATCTCCCGGACGCCCGGGCGGAGGTCGCCGCCGTGGCGGCCCGGCTCGGGGCCACCGCTCAGGTGGGTGAGCGGGTCACGCGGCAGGCGTTCGCCGAGGCGGTGTCACATGCCGACATCGTGCACTTCGCCGGGCACGCGCGCTTCGACGAGACGGACGCGCGAGCCTCCGGTCTCGAACTGGCCGGGGGCGAGATGCTGACCGCTCGCGACATAGGCGACATGTCGGCGTGGCTGGTGACCTTGAGCGGATGCGAGACCGGCGTCAACACCCGCCATCCCGGCGACGAGCTGGTCGGTCTCACCCGGGCGTTCCTCCTGGCCGGGGCGGCGAGTCTCGTGGTCAGCCGGTGGCGGGTGGCCGACGCCTCGACGGCCCACCTGATGCGGCGCTTCTACGAGCATCTGTCCCGGATGGACAAGGCGGACGCGTTACGCCAGGCCATCGTGGACACCAAGACGGACCCGCGCTGGACCTCCCCGCACCACTGGGCCCCCTTTACCCTCGTGGGCGCCTGGGGGTAG
- a CDS encoding DUF2264 domain-containing protein — MSSPLRLPPADPRLSDFTGWTRAHWESVADHLLDSVVPYATDGFAQYRLPGRPSRSGTVSDGLEGFARTFLLAAFRIAGAGGDVPPALLERYAAGLVAGTDPAHPYAWPPLTDMSQPLVEAASIALALHETRPWLFDRLSPAHRERVVAWLAGFVGRRTPDNNWVLFQVVVEQFLAEVGGPHEPGEIAAGLERIEEWYVVDGWYSDGKGKNFDYYSGWAMHLYPSLWARMAGDTARARLYAERLSRFLEHYQHLFAADGGPVHQGRSLIYRFATVVPLWLGALTGASPLPPGRTRRIASGVLRHFVERGAPDERGLLTCGWYDAFPPGTQDYSGPASPYWASKAFLGLLLPPGHPAWTDAEEAAPVDLADQVVAMPPPGWLLHATRADGVVRLVNHGSDRDRVQDPAGPPDPHYLRLAYTSHTGPDIGEQAVDGQLAVVSPEGEPSRRRRIEPLAVGERFAASAYQDGPVRVVTASVVDGPAEIRIHQVTAPAGHQVRDGGHALAGPRPPEVSSGDAWALARRADGLTSVVRGLHGYTGAGVAGGHGVNAFGAHSATPYLIRDVHPGGTAVYVSLVLLTAEPEPLAPEVRVNGDEVTLRPPAGDPITVRLGPVPELTSPVLGVADRIARRSSDDQEQR; from the coding sequence ATGTCCTCCCCCCTGCGCCTCCCGCCCGCCGACCCGCGGCTGTCCGATTTCACCGGCTGGACCCGCGCCCACTGGGAGAGCGTGGCGGACCACCTGCTCGACTCCGTGGTGCCGTACGCCACGGACGGCTTCGCCCAATACCGCCTGCCCGGGCGACCGAGCCGGTCGGGCACCGTCAGCGACGGGCTGGAAGGGTTCGCCCGCACGTTCCTGCTCGCGGCCTTCCGCATCGCAGGGGCGGGCGGCGACGTGCCGCCCGCCCTGCTGGAGCGCTACGCCGCGGGGCTGGTGGCCGGCACCGACCCAGCGCACCCGTACGCCTGGCCGCCCCTGACGGACATGTCGCAGCCGCTCGTGGAGGCCGCGTCCATCGCGCTCGCGCTGCACGAGACCCGGCCCTGGCTGTTCGACCGGCTCTCCCCGGCGCATCGGGAGCGGGTGGTGGCCTGGCTGGCCGGGTTCGTCGGGCGGCGCACGCCGGACAACAACTGGGTGCTGTTCCAGGTCGTCGTGGAGCAGTTCCTCGCCGAGGTGGGCGGGCCGCACGAGCCCGGCGAGATCGCCGCCGGGCTGGAGCGGATCGAGGAGTGGTACGTCGTCGACGGCTGGTACTCCGACGGCAAGGGCAAGAACTTCGACTACTACTCCGGCTGGGCGATGCACCTGTATCCGTCGCTGTGGGCGCGGATGGCCGGCGACACCGCCCGCGCGCGGCTCTACGCGGAGCGCCTGAGCCGGTTCCTGGAGCACTACCAGCACCTGTTCGCCGCCGACGGGGGGCCGGTGCACCAGGGGCGGTCCCTGATCTACCGGTTCGCGACGGTCGTTCCGCTCTGGCTGGGCGCGCTGACCGGCGCCTCGCCCCTGCCCCCGGGGCGGACCAGGCGGATCGCGAGCGGCGTGCTGCGCCACTTCGTCGAGCGCGGCGCGCCCGACGAGCGCGGCCTGCTCACCTGCGGCTGGTACGACGCCTTCCCGCCCGGCACCCAGGACTACTCCGGCCCCGCCTCGCCGTACTGGGCCAGCAAGGCCTTCCTCGGCCTGCTGCTGCCCCCCGGGCACCCGGCCTGGACGGACGCCGAGGAGGCCGCGCCGGTCGACCTCGCCGACCAGGTCGTGGCGATGCCCCCGCCCGGTTGGCTGCTGCACGCCACCCGCGCGGACGGCGTCGTCCGGCTGGTCAACCACGGCAGCGACCGCGACCGCGTCCAGGACCCGGCGGGGCCGCCGGACCCGCACTACCTGAGGCTCGCCTACACCAGCCACACCGGCCCCGACATCGGCGAGCAGGCGGTCGACGGGCAGCTCGCCGTCGTCTCACCCGAGGGGGAGCCCTCCCGGCGGCGCCGCATCGAACCCCTCGCCGTGGGCGAGCGCTTCGCCGCCTCGGCGTACCAGGACGGGCCCGTCCGCGTGGTGACCGCCTCCGTGGTCGACGGCCCGGCCGAGATCCGGATCCACCAGGTCACGGCGCCCGCCGGACACCAGGTGCGCGACGGCGGCCACGCGCTGGCCGGTCCGCGGCCCCCCGAGGTGAGCTCCGGGGACGCCTGGGCGCTGGCCCGGCGCGCGGACGGCCTGACCAGCGTGGTGCGCGGGCTGCACGGCTACACGGGGGCGGGCGTGGCGGGCGGGCACGGCGTGAACGCCTTCGGAGCGCACTCCGCCACGCCGTACCTGATCCGCGACGTCCACCCGGGCGGGACCGCCGTGTATGTCAGCCTGGTCCTGCTCACGGCCGAGCCGGAGCCGCTCGCGCCGGAGGTGCGGGTGAACGGGGACGAGGTCACCCTGCGGCCGCCCGCCGGAGATCCGATCACCGTCCGCCTTGGCCCCGTCCCCGAGCTGACGTCACCCGTCTTGGGGGTCGCCGACAGGATCGCCCGCCGCAGCTCGGACGACCAGGAGCAGAGATGA
- a CDS encoding NAD(P)/FAD-dependent oxidoreductase: MSRKVVVVGGGYGGSALAKALDAEADVEVVLVDPRDAFFNTAGSLRSVTRPDWGSNMFFPYGGFLTRGTVIRDRAVSVDPGGVTLASGQRVEADYLVLATGSSYTYPAKPVADSTEQALEDLRGTHKELAGAERVLILGAGPVGLELAGEIKEVWAHKHVTVLDPAGELLAGFEPELRADLHRQLGELGIHLRLGAGLTAPPATEPGRAGTFTVTTAGGEELTADIWFRAYGVRVNSDYLADGRLTTRTPQGQVRVTGRLNVRGHDHVYAIGDLTDVPEAKMAGYAMQHAEVVAANILAQLRGERPTAVYRPLPHPMILLPLGPRGGVGQLPGPDGPAVVPAGTVSAYKGADLFTGRFTEQFGAVRV; the protein is encoded by the coding sequence ATGAGTCGTAAAGTGGTGGTCGTCGGCGGCGGTTACGGCGGTTCGGCGCTCGCCAAGGCGCTGGACGCCGAGGCCGACGTCGAGGTGGTCCTCGTCGATCCCCGGGACGCGTTCTTCAACACGGCCGGGTCGCTGCGGTCGGTGACCCGGCCGGACTGGGGGAGCAACATGTTCTTCCCCTACGGCGGGTTCCTGACCCGGGGCACGGTGATCCGCGACCGCGCGGTCTCCGTCGACCCCGGCGGCGTCACCCTGGCCTCGGGGCAGCGGGTCGAGGCCGACTACCTGGTCCTGGCCACCGGCTCCAGCTACACCTACCCGGCCAAGCCCGTCGCCGACTCCACCGAGCAGGCCCTGGAGGACCTGCGCGGGACCCACAAGGAGCTGGCCGGCGCCGAACGCGTGCTGATCCTGGGCGCCGGCCCGGTCGGTCTGGAGCTGGCCGGGGAGATCAAGGAGGTCTGGGCGCACAAGCACGTGACCGTCCTCGACCCGGCCGGGGAACTCCTGGCGGGGTTCGAGCCGGAGCTGCGCGCGGACCTGCACCGCCAGCTCGGCGAGCTCGGCATCCACCTGCGGCTGGGCGCCGGCCTGACCGCGCCGCCGGCGACCGAGCCCGGCCGGGCCGGGACCTTCACCGTCACCACCGCCGGCGGGGAGGAGCTCACCGCCGACATCTGGTTCCGCGCCTACGGCGTGCGCGTCAACAGCGACTACCTCGCCGACGGCCGGCTCACCACCCGCACCCCGCAGGGGCAGGTGCGGGTCACCGGGAGGCTCAACGTCCGCGGGCACGACCACGTCTACGCGATCGGCGACCTCACCGACGTCCCCGAGGCCAAGATGGCCGGGTACGCGATGCAGCACGCCGAGGTCGTCGCGGCCAACATCCTCGCCCAGCTGCGCGGCGAGCGGCCCACGGCCGTCTACCGGCCGCTGCCCCACCCCATGATCCTGCTCCCGCTCGGACCGCGCGGAGGCGTCGGCCAGCTGCCCGGCCCCGACGGCCCGGCCGTCGTGCCGGCCGGGACGGTGTCGGCGTACAAGGGCGCCGACCTGTTCACCGGCCGCTTCACCGAGCAGTTCGGCGCCGTCCGCGTCTGA
- a CDS encoding LLM class flavin-dependent oxidoreductase, whose translation MSGHDVVFGFGAHSSVDEAPELLRMAQQADRDGLDLLSLSDHPYLGGRLDAYAALGFILGGTRHIAGLANVTNLPTRPAPMLARTVTSLSALSQGRVVLGMGAGGLWDRIADMGVPRLSPGAAVDAFEEAIVLVKKLSGGGPPVTHEGRHYQVRQIEPAPVAAPQVWTGSNGARSLAATGRVADGWLPGHAADWLSERYRTSRPIIDEAAAAAGRDPREIRTIYNFPGRITDRPLPATRDGDGRWIGGSVGQWVEELTGAVLEHDASGFILFSADHGVADLVTLGRWAGEIVPAVREAIKAS comes from the coding sequence TTGTCCGGACACGACGTCGTCTTCGGCTTCGGCGCGCACAGCAGCGTCGACGAGGCGCCGGAGCTGCTGCGCATGGCCCAGCAGGCCGACCGCGACGGTCTCGACCTCCTGTCGCTGTCGGACCACCCCTACCTCGGCGGGCGCCTGGACGCGTACGCCGCCCTCGGCTTCATCCTGGGCGGTACGCGGCACATCGCCGGCCTCGCCAACGTCACCAACCTGCCGACCCGCCCCGCCCCCATGCTGGCCAGGACCGTCACGTCGCTGTCGGCGCTGTCGCAGGGCCGCGTCGTGCTGGGCATGGGCGCGGGCGGGCTGTGGGACCGGATCGCCGACATGGGCGTGCCCCGGCTGTCGCCGGGCGCCGCCGTGGACGCGTTCGAGGAGGCGATCGTCCTGGTGAAGAAGCTGTCGGGCGGTGGCCCGCCGGTCACCCACGAGGGCCGCCACTACCAGGTGCGCCAGATCGAGCCGGCTCCCGTGGCCGCGCCCCAGGTGTGGACGGGATCGAACGGCGCGAGATCCCTGGCCGCCACCGGCCGCGTGGCCGACGGCTGGCTCCCCGGCCACGCGGCGGACTGGCTCAGCGAGCGCTACCGGACCTCGCGGCCGATCATCGACGAGGCGGCGGCGGCCGCGGGCCGGGACCCGCGCGAGATCCGTACGATCTACAACTTCCCTGGCCGCATCACCGACCGGCCGCTGCCCGCCACCCGCGACGGCGACGGCCGCTGGATCGGCGGCTCCGTCGGCCAGTGGGTCGAGGAGCTGACCGGCGCCGTGCTGGAGCACGACGCGTCGGGCTTCATCCTCTTCTCGGCCGATCACGGTGTCGCCGACCTCGTCACCCTCGGCCGCTGGGCCGGGGAGATCGTCCCGGCCGTACGCGAGGCGATCAAGGCCTCTTGA
- a CDS encoding transcription termination/antitermination protein NusG codes for MERQFVRIVDGPFAGLDAELVSADGQSLTARVSIFGRRTTVDLHRHQVAHPEDVPALWYSEEEDDGQVLAGLREQIAAQYDDLEYGKRFEFFLERADLPEEDLAQEWDAYTASCAEIDAHVRRQRAAALRTFDQEIALLPAGEARRRVAADPGRWLPAKAAREERRSRYPGIDRSTTEERLRATILGEPDPPPTPWERAGRRRAAARCAAELRDYAVWKAANRPQEQDEQARSAAVAQVERERAAIEERFARDWGFQLPDPIFRFRAFLLSLGPAGKQALDDLELCPFGIMDLFDDPARGSRPGIDVRVHGRYYRDPPEFLTFMHGGTDGLHFGLWYDDGRTCTGVASYYNNDGGGVGLPSGTPLEAVRRTLEWGWRHLGDQDDDPADPTDPEVAARRRRLRLLREVLMTFETGDRDEQGEDYHKAYGQSPELLEHGDPDRIETLDGGGALVDGDTAIKRDRQRPWDDGGFCAALQQELTGDPAVRDARVAEARRRCAAGHPADALALGRDLHWISAGDPEREHQANELLTMAYRALGRDNLAAIAQAHHRHRDLPQVHVLEKT; via the coding sequence GTGGAGCGTCAGTTCGTGAGGATTGTCGATGGCCCGTTCGCCGGCCTTGACGCGGAGCTCGTCTCCGCCGACGGGCAGAGCTTGACGGCGCGCGTGTCGATCTTCGGTCGGCGGACAACGGTCGATCTCCACCGGCACCAGGTGGCGCACCCCGAGGACGTACCCGCGCTGTGGTACAGCGAGGAGGAAGACGACGGGCAGGTCCTCGCGGGGCTGCGGGAGCAGATAGCGGCGCAATACGACGATCTCGAATATGGGAAAAGGTTCGAGTTCTTTCTCGAGCGCGCCGATCTTCCCGAGGAGGATCTGGCTCAGGAGTGGGACGCCTACACCGCGTCGTGTGCCGAGATTGACGCCCATGTGCGGCGGCAGAGGGCGGCGGCGTTGCGGACGTTCGATCAGGAGATCGCTCTCCTGCCGGCCGGTGAGGCGAGAAGGCGGGTGGCGGCCGACCCCGGCCGCTGGCTGCCGGCCAAGGCCGCCCGGGAAGAGCGCCGGTCGCGGTACCCGGGCATCGACCGCTCCACTACCGAAGAACGGCTGCGGGCGACGATACTCGGCGAACCCGATCCGCCACCGACGCCGTGGGAACGGGCCGGCCGCCGGCGGGCCGCCGCGCGTTGCGCCGCCGAACTGCGGGACTACGCGGTGTGGAAGGCGGCGAACCGGCCACAGGAACAGGACGAGCAGGCGAGGTCGGCTGCTGTGGCCCAGGTGGAGCGCGAACGCGCCGCGATCGAAGAACGTTTTGCCCGCGACTGGGGATTCCAGCTGCCCGACCCGATCTTCCGCTTCCGGGCCTTCCTGCTGTCCCTGGGCCCGGCAGGAAAGCAGGCCCTCGACGACCTGGAACTGTGCCCGTTCGGGATCATGGACCTGTTCGACGATCCCGCCCGCGGCTCCCGGCCCGGCATCGATGTGCGCGTACACGGCCGCTACTACCGCGACCCGCCCGAGTTCCTCACGTTCATGCACGGCGGCACCGACGGGCTGCATTTCGGGCTCTGGTATGACGACGGCCGCACCTGCACCGGAGTCGCCTCCTACTACAACAACGACGGTGGCGGCGTGGGCCTCCCGTCGGGCACCCCTCTCGAGGCAGTCCGGCGCACGCTCGAATGGGGATGGCGCCACCTCGGAGATCAGGATGACGATCCGGCCGATCCCACGGACCCCGAGGTGGCCGCACGACGGCGCCGGCTACGGCTCCTGCGCGAGGTCCTGATGACCTTCGAGACCGGCGACCGCGACGAACAGGGCGAGGACTACCACAAGGCCTACGGGCAATCCCCAGAATTGCTCGAGCACGGAGATCCGGATCGGATCGAGACCCTGGACGGCGGCGGCGCGCTCGTCGACGGTGACACCGCGATCAAACGCGACCGGCAGAGACCATGGGACGACGGCGGCTTCTGCGCAGCCCTGCAACAGGAGCTGACCGGCGACCCGGCCGTCCGGGACGCCCGCGTCGCCGAGGCGCGGCGCCGCTGCGCCGCCGGCCACCCCGCCGACGCTCTCGCCCTCGGCCGTGACCTGCACTGGATCAGTGCGGGAGACCCAGAACGTGAGCACCAGGCGAACGAACTGCTCACCATGGCCTACCGTGCCCTGGGACGCGACAACCTCGCTGCGATCGCCCAAGCCCACCATCGCCACCGCGATCTCCCCCAGGTGCACGTCCTCGAAAAGACCTGA
- a CDS encoding cupin domain-containing protein, giving the protein MNSIVVPDASTAGPGPFTAVRDGYHEVCQILSGRATIVGQDGTTQEVGPGSTLVMPAGRQGEWRVHETVRKTYVTTRL; this is encoded by the coding sequence ATGAACAGCATCGTCGTACCGGACGCGAGCACCGCCGGCCCGGGGCCGTTCACCGCCGTACGCGACGGCTACCACGAGGTCTGCCAGATCCTGTCCGGGCGGGCCACCATCGTCGGCCAGGACGGCACGACCCAGGAGGTCGGCCCCGGGAGCACCCTGGTCATGCCCGCGGGCCGGCAGGGGGAGTGGCGCGTGCACGAGACCGTGCGCAAGACCTACGTGACCACCCGCCTGTGA
- a CDS encoding LacI family DNA-binding transcriptional regulator, with product MAKHAGVSVATVSRILSGSYPSAPATRSRVMRAVRELDYVANAHARGLAGARPKSVAIVVNSVVSPHYAHVAQGVQDQAVREGRLCIVGTTGGDAERELAMVRLLREEHAEAVILVGNMPIDDAYRERMADYARALAVAGSRLVLCGRPALGEKVPAIVVEYDNTGGAQAITGHLLSAGHRRILFLGRRAGYTTPESRIAGYRAALAAHRVPHDPGLEVDSVVMDRRDGYRMMRERLEAGPRDFTAVFAGNDLMAAGARAALRERGLRVPDDVSLVGFDDLPPADDIDLTTVHVPHEELGRTAVRLALDTDTAGASRHVMLGTHIIVRDSVRPLLHV from the coding sequence GTGGCCAAGCACGCCGGCGTGTCGGTGGCGACCGTGTCGCGGATCCTGTCGGGCTCGTACCCGAGCGCTCCCGCGACGCGGAGCAGGGTGATGCGGGCGGTCCGGGAGCTCGACTACGTGGCCAACGCGCACGCGCGCGGGCTGGCGGGGGCGCGGCCGAAGAGCGTGGCGATCGTGGTGAACTCGGTGGTGTCCCCGCATTACGCGCATGTGGCGCAAGGGGTGCAGGACCAGGCGGTGCGCGAGGGCCGGCTGTGCATCGTGGGCACCACGGGCGGGGACGCCGAGCGGGAGCTGGCCATGGTGCGGCTGCTGCGGGAGGAGCACGCCGAGGCGGTGATCCTGGTCGGCAACATGCCGATCGACGACGCCTACCGGGAGCGGATGGCGGATTACGCGCGGGCGCTGGCGGTGGCGGGGTCGCGGCTGGTGCTGTGCGGGCGCCCGGCGCTGGGGGAGAAGGTGCCGGCCATCGTGGTGGAGTACGACAACACCGGTGGCGCCCAGGCGATCACCGGCCATCTGCTCTCGGCCGGTCACCGGCGGATCCTGTTCCTGGGGCGGCGGGCCGGTTACACGACGCCGGAGAGCCGGATCGCGGGCTACCGGGCGGCGCTGGCCGCGCACCGGGTGCCGCATGACCCCGGGCTGGAGGTGGACAGCGTGGTGATGGACCGGCGCGACGGCTACCGCATGATGCGGGAGCGGCTGGAGGCGGGGCCGCGTGACTTCACCGCGGTGTTCGCCGGGAACGACCTGATGGCGGCCGGGGCCCGGGCGGCGTTGCGGGAGCGCGGCCTGCGGGTGCCGGACGACGTGTCGCTGGTCGGGTTCGACGACCTTCCGCCGGCCGACGACATCGACCTGACCACCGTGCACGTGCCGCACGAGGAGCTGGGCCGTACCGCGGTGCGGCTGGCCCTGGACACCGACACCGCCGGCGCGAGCCGGCACGTGATGCTCGGCACGCACATCATCGTCCGTGACTCCGTCCGCCCTCTCCTGCACGTGTGA